In Bacillus sp. SM2101, the following proteins share a genomic window:
- a CDS encoding IS3 family transposase: GRQYESLEELTRELHDYVHWFNHIRIHSTLGYTSPIEYKNKHLKKIV; the protein is encoded by the coding sequence AGGGAGGCAGTATGAAAGTTTAGAAGAATTAACACGAGAACTCCATGACTACGTGCATTGGTTTAACCATATTCGTATTCATAGCACACTAGGTTATACAAGTCCTATTGAGTACAAAAATAAACACCTTAAGAAAATTGTCTAG